Proteins from one Brevibacillus humidisoli genomic window:
- a CDS encoding TetR/AcrR family transcriptional regulator, with protein sequence MSLLWPDQMEPNKRKIVEAALQEFADKGYELASTNHIVKRAGVSKGMLFHFFSNKKTLFLYVVDACIEYFFAYLDARLPSLSDDMLQRFIEIHMAKMTLFFEEPSAYHMAVTTFVDRPGECKDEIKQRESDFFQRYTPLFLSGVDVSRFQHGVSPEKVLHFLLTSVEALTRQHVREHYDKQDKGLHALQMFHEEMSEWIGMIKHGVYKQLT encoded by the coding sequence ATGTCCCTCCTTTGGCCCGACCAGATGGAACCAAACAAACGAAAGATCGTGGAAGCAGCCTTGCAAGAGTTTGCCGATAAAGGATACGAACTAGCATCGACCAATCACATCGTAAAGAGGGCGGGTGTATCCAAAGGGATGCTGTTTCATTTCTTTTCCAATAAAAAAACATTGTTTCTCTATGTGGTAGACGCTTGCATAGAATATTTCTTTGCTTATCTTGACGCCCGGCTGCCGTCCCTGTCAGATGACATGCTGCAGCGTTTTATTGAGATCCACATGGCTAAGATGACCTTATTTTTTGAAGAGCCGTCCGCTTATCATATGGCTGTCACTACCTTCGTTGACCGGCCCGGAGAATGTAAAGACGAGATCAAGCAGAGAGAATCAGATTTCTTTCAAAGGTATACGCCTTTGTTTCTGAGTGGAGTGGACGTATCACGGTTTCAACATGGGGTCTCTCCGGAAAAAGTGCTTCACTTTTTGCTCACATCAGTTGAGGCTCTAACCAGGCAGCACGTTCGCGAGCATTACGACAAACAGGATAAGGGATTACATGCCTTACAGATGTTCCACGAAGAAATGAGCGAATGGATTGGGATGATCAAGCACGGGGTGTATAAGCAGCTGACATAA
- a CDS encoding sulfite oxidase-like oxidoreductase: protein MVFTKKTDDTQNRVPPNQKVTTGFPVLHYGDVPTYADLSKWDFRIFGLVEKETTLTYEQLTSLPMTQVTNDIHCVTGWSKLDNLWEGVPVEEVVKLAGVKPEVKYVMLHAEQGWTANMPLEDFMRPGNLFAVKHNGEPLTPDHGYPLRFVVPHLYFWKSAKWVRGVEFLEKDKPGFWEKNGYHMYGDPWKEQRFAWD, encoded by the coding sequence ATGGTATTTACCAAGAAAACGGACGATACGCAAAATCGCGTACCGCCCAATCAGAAAGTAACCACCGGTTTTCCCGTGCTCCACTATGGAGATGTGCCAACCTATGCAGACTTGAGCAAGTGGGATTTTCGCATTTTCGGCCTGGTGGAAAAGGAGACGACCCTTACTTATGAACAGTTGACTTCCCTGCCGATGACGCAAGTGACCAACGATATTCACTGCGTCACAGGCTGGAGCAAGCTGGACAATCTCTGGGAGGGCGTACCGGTAGAAGAAGTGGTCAAACTGGCAGGAGTCAAACCGGAAGTAAAGTACGTGATGCTCCACGCCGAACAAGGATGGACAGCGAACATGCCGCTTGAAGACTTTATGCGTCCAGGCAATCTGTTTGCTGTAAAGCACAACGGTGAACCGCTCACTCCTGATCACGGCTATCCGTTGCGGTTCGTCGTTCCGCATCTCTACTTCTGGAAAAGTGCCAAGTGGGTACGGGGAGTGGAGTTTTTGGAAAAGGATAAGCCGGGCTTCTGGGAGAAGAACGGCTATCATATGTATGGAGACCCGTGGAAAGAACAAAGATTTGCTTGGGATTAA
- a CDS encoding CoA-binding protein, translated as MIQNPSDDARREILQNAKTIAVVGCSNKPERTSYMIAEALQQAGYRVIPVNPTIAGETVLGEEVVGSLADIHEPVDIVNVFRRSEQVMPVAEDAVKIKPKVLWMQQGIVNEEAAQLAKQNGIEVVMDRCIKVDHAILVPR; from the coding sequence ATGATCCAAAATCCCAGTGATGATGCACGTCGTGAGATCCTGCAAAACGCGAAAACGATTGCTGTCGTAGGATGCTCCAACAAACCGGAAAGAACCAGCTACATGATCGCAGAGGCGCTCCAGCAGGCAGGGTATCGTGTGATTCCGGTCAATCCGACCATTGCAGGCGAGACCGTGTTAGGCGAAGAAGTGGTTGGTTCGCTTGCTGACATCCATGAGCCGGTCGATATCGTCAACGTCTTCCGCCGCAGCGAGCAGGTGATGCCGGTCGCTGAAGACGCGGTGAAGATCAAGCCCAAAGTGTTGTGGATGCAGCAGGGCATCGTCAACGAAGAAGCTGCCCAACTGGCTAAGCAAAATGGCATCGAGGTGGTCATGGATCGCTGCATCAAGGTGGATCATGCCATTCTGGTTCCTCGCTGA
- a CDS encoding leucyl aminopeptidase, producing the protein MIKVEEKREQITTIPCDDLVVGLFKDEEWSEELALLNEKLDGALHQLVMEKELSADYKSITVVHTLGKTAARRILFVGLGDRKQLDYVRVRNAFARGVKRIAPKAESRQVVCVLPDHGSLSAERCTQAVTEAFCLASYTYEGYRQKPRQKMPFASVTLLAATDSLVAAEQGKSRGEALSKGTNLARDLVNMPGNYLTPEELKNQAVAVAERYGMEYEVLDRETLKALKMGGVLSVAQGSAEPPYVVVLKYQGRKTWDRVIGLIGKGVTFDTGGISIKPVAGMQEMKSDMGGSAAVIGAMEAIGRLKPKVNVMAVIGCVENMPSSTAYKPGDVITTMSGKTVEIITTDAEGRLVLADCITYAKEQGVDCLIDCATLTGGIVVALGNVCSGAMTNNQPMADELLSSAEHAGERLWQLPTFEEYHELNKSSVADIKNSGGRNGHGIIGGVFLQVFAEDTPWVHLDIAGTAYVSSATDINPAGATGVMTRTLAQFVLGRSE; encoded by the coding sequence ATGATAAAAGTTGAGGAAAAACGTGAGCAGATCACGACGATTCCATGCGATGACTTGGTCGTCGGTCTGTTTAAGGATGAGGAGTGGAGTGAAGAACTTGCCCTACTCAACGAAAAGCTGGACGGTGCGTTGCATCAACTAGTGATGGAAAAAGAACTGTCTGCTGATTATAAGAGCATCACTGTCGTCCATACTCTCGGCAAGACAGCGGCCAGACGGATTCTGTTCGTCGGTCTAGGCGACAGAAAGCAGCTTGATTATGTCAGGGTGCGCAACGCGTTTGCCAGAGGTGTCAAGAGGATTGCACCCAAAGCGGAAAGCAGACAAGTTGTCTGTGTACTGCCTGATCACGGTTCACTCTCTGCCGAGCGCTGCACCCAGGCTGTAACGGAAGCATTTTGTCTGGCTTCGTATACATATGAAGGCTATCGCCAAAAGCCGAGGCAGAAAATGCCGTTTGCCAGTGTAACGCTGCTGGCAGCAACCGATTCTCTGGTAGCTGCGGAACAGGGCAAAAGCAGGGGCGAGGCCCTTTCCAAAGGAACCAACCTGGCTCGTGATCTGGTAAATATGCCGGGGAACTATCTGACCCCGGAGGAGCTGAAAAACCAGGCGGTGGCAGTAGCAGAGCGCTACGGTATGGAATACGAAGTGCTGGATAGGGAAACGCTGAAAGCGTTAAAGATGGGAGGTGTACTCTCCGTGGCCCAGGGCAGCGCTGAACCGCCTTATGTGGTGGTCCTCAAATACCAGGGGCGCAAAACATGGGATCGTGTGATTGGACTGATCGGCAAAGGCGTCACATTTGACACGGGCGGCATCTCGATCAAACCTGTGGCCGGCATGCAGGAGATGAAGTCGGACATGGGGGGATCTGCCGCTGTGATTGGGGCGATGGAAGCGATTGGCCGCCTGAAGCCGAAGGTCAATGTAATGGCCGTGATTGGCTGTGTAGAAAACATGCCATCCAGTACAGCATACAAACCAGGCGATGTCATCACCACGATGAGTGGTAAAACAGTAGAGATCATCACGACGGACGCAGAAGGGAGGCTGGTGCTGGCCGACTGCATCACCTACGCCAAGGAGCAGGGGGTAGACTGTCTGATCGACTGTGCAACGCTTACAGGTGGGATTGTCGTAGCCTTGGGCAACGTTTGCAGCGGGGCAATGACCAACAACCAGCCGATGGCAGACGAACTCTTGTCCAGTGCGGAACATGCTGGTGAACGCCTGTGGCAGCTGCCTACGTTTGAAGAATATCATGAGTTGAACAAGTCAAGCGTAGCAGACATAAAGAACTCCGGCGGCCGCAATGGACACGGTATTATCGGGGGAGTCTTTTTGCAGGTGTTCGCAGAAGATACGCCGTGGGTTCATCTGGATATCGCCGGCACCGCGTACGTCAGTTCGGCCACTGACATCAATCCTGCCGGCGCGACTGGTGTGATGACGCGCACGCTCGCCCAGTTTGTGCTGGGACGCAGCGAGTAG
- a CDS encoding DUF309 domain-containing protein, which produces MAERYPEQYDQFFHKFDAGEYYECHDLLEEIWMEDKTNKFLQGLLQLAVGLYHYECGNVKGARWMLGNARKYLTRYLPVYWDLKLGPVISYIDDCMRLLPDTDSIPYEEAKQKPLPRYRFERLVHPDET; this is translated from the coding sequence ATGGCGGAGCGTTATCCGGAACAGTACGATCAGTTTTTTCACAAGTTTGACGCCGGTGAGTATTACGAGTGCCACGATCTGCTCGAAGAGATCTGGATGGAGGACAAAACGAACAAATTTCTGCAGGGATTGCTGCAGTTGGCGGTGGGGTTGTATCACTACGAGTGCGGCAATGTGAAAGGGGCGCGCTGGATGCTTGGCAATGCTCGCAAGTACTTGACGCGCTATCTGCCCGTCTATTGGGATCTGAAGCTGGGTCCGGTCATTTCCTATATAGACGACTGTATGCGGTTGCTGCCGGATACAGACAGCATCCCCTACGAGGAAGCGAAGCAGAAGCCCTTGCCTCGATACAGATTTGAACGGTTGGTACACCCTGATGAGACATGA
- a CDS encoding divergent PAP2 family protein, producing the protein MADILENYPLWAALVAIGLAQFVKIPLHFLASKSWQWSLLFSTGGMPSSHSSAVTALSTAVGIREGFASSAFAISAIIGIIVMFDAAGVRRHAGMQAEVLNKLVDEFNHLLEGMKTFKVQPRQEKAKKLKELLGHQPIEVFMGGWLGIIIALLVYLFFA; encoded by the coding sequence ATGGCCGATATTCTTGAAAACTACCCTCTCTGGGCCGCACTGGTCGCGATCGGTCTCGCCCAGTTTGTAAAAATCCCGCTGCACTTTTTAGCGAGCAAATCGTGGCAGTGGTCGCTTTTATTTAGTACCGGGGGTATGCCCAGTTCCCACTCATCAGCCGTTACCGCGCTGTCCACTGCAGTCGGCATTCGCGAAGGATTCGCAAGCAGCGCGTTTGCGATCTCAGCCATTATCGGGATTATTGTCATGTTTGACGCGGCCGGAGTGCGGCGCCATGCTGGAATGCAGGCAGAGGTACTTAACAAGCTGGTTGATGAATTCAACCACTTGCTGGAGGGTATGAAGACGTTCAAAGTGCAGCCGAGACAGGAGAAGGCAAAAAAATTGAAAGAGCTTCTCGGTCATCAGCCAATTGAAGTATTTATGGGCGGCTGGCTTGGCATCATCATCGCCCTGCTGGTCTATCTGTTCTTTGCTTGA
- a CDS encoding cobalamin-binding protein, whose product MRIVSICPSNTEILYYLGLGEQVVGLDDHSDWPPEWQHLPRVGPDLTIDMDKVEALKPDLVVASLSVPGMEKNVEQLEKRKLPHIVLNPSRIEQIPEDIEVIGDAADCKAKAKQVADQFRFRVETIRKITANVQHRPKLYWEWWPNPIYTPGRDNWLTDVSELAGARNVFDDFSFDNVKATTQMVQERDPDHICVVWCGIQLKRIKPEMITGRSDWQGISAIVQNQVHLLEEGLYCRPSPRILQGLEQLVSLIHPDLAIPS is encoded by the coding sequence ATGAGAATCGTTTCAATTTGTCCAAGCAACACGGAGATTTTGTACTATCTTGGACTGGGAGAACAAGTAGTGGGCCTCGACGATCACTCCGACTGGCCGCCCGAGTGGCAGCACCTGCCGCGAGTCGGACCTGACCTGACGATCGACATGGATAAAGTGGAGGCCCTCAAGCCCGATCTGGTCGTCGCTTCGCTCAGTGTACCGGGTATGGAGAAAAACGTCGAACAATTGGAAAAACGGAAGCTGCCGCATATTGTGCTAAATCCCTCCCGAATCGAGCAAATCCCCGAGGACATTGAGGTAATCGGAGACGCAGCGGATTGTAAGGCGAAGGCAAAGCAGGTGGCAGATCAGTTTCGCTTTAGAGTGGAAACCATCCGCAAGATCACGGCAAACGTGCAGCATCGGCCCAAACTGTACTGGGAATGGTGGCCGAACCCGATTTATACACCCGGTAGAGACAACTGGCTCACCGATGTGAGCGAACTGGCAGGAGCCCGCAACGTGTTCGACGACTTCTCTTTCGACAATGTCAAAGCGACAACACAGATGGTGCAAGAACGCGATCCTGATCACATCTGTGTCGTCTGGTGCGGGATACAGTTGAAACGGATCAAGCCTGAGATGATTACGGGACGTTCTGATTGGCAGGGAATCTCCGCGATCGTGCAAAATCAGGTCCATCTGCTGGAGGAGGGGCTGTACTGCCGCCCTTCGCCGCGCATCCTGCAGGGACTGGAACAACTGGTTTCCCTGATCCATCCCGACCTGGCGATCCCCTCTTAG